In Candidatus Zixiibacteriota bacterium, the following are encoded in one genomic region:
- a CDS encoding phosphate ABC transporter ATP-binding protein, giving the protein MEVRNLDFYYGAHQALKNVEIDIEEHRVTAFIGPSGCGKSTFLRTLNRMNETIPGTRMSGSVKLDGVDIYRDIRDVSQVRTRVGMVFQKSNPFPKSIFENVAYGLRVNGIKDNKVITQAVEETLKAAFLWDEVKDKLDHSAYLLSGGQQQRLCIARALAVRPEVLLMDEPASALDPISTSKIEDLIGELKRHYTIVIVTHNMQQAARISDETAFFYEGTLVEYGETKMIFTKPGKKQTEDYITGRFG; this is encoded by the coding sequence ATGGAAGTCCGCAATCTTGACTTCTACTATGGCGCGCACCAGGCGCTCAAGAACGTCGAAATCGACATTGAAGAACACCGCGTGACCGCCTTTATCGGTCCGTCCGGCTGCGGCAAATCGACTTTCCTGCGCACGCTCAACCGCATGAACGAGACGATCCCCGGGACCCGCATGAGCGGATCGGTCAAACTTGACGGTGTCGACATCTACCGCGACATTCGCGATGTCTCGCAGGTGCGCACCCGCGTTGGCATGGTCTTCCAGAAATCCAACCCGTTCCCGAAGTCGATTTTCGAAAACGTCGCTTATGGTCTGCGCGTCAACGGAATCAAGGACAATAAGGTCATTACTCAGGCAGTAGAGGAAACCCTGAAGGCGGCGTTCCTGTGGGACGAAGTGAAAGACAAACTGGATCACAGCGCTTACCTGCTCTCCGGCGGCCAGCAGCAGCGTCTCTGCATTGCGCGCGCGCTGGCGGTTCGGCCCGAGGTACTCCTGATGGACGAACCGGCCTCTGCCCTCGACCCGATCTCGACTTCGAAGATCGAAGACCTGATCGGCGAACTGAAGCGCCACTATACGATTGTGATCGTCACCCACAACATGCAGCAGGCGGCCCGTATTTCCGATGAAACGGCGTTCTTCTATGAGGGCACGCTCGTCGAGTACGGCGAAACCAAGATGATCTTCACTAAACCCGGAAAGAAACAAACCGAAGACTATATCACCGGCCGTTTCGGCTGA
- the phoU gene encoding phosphate signaling complex protein PhoU has product MTEHLRREVDRLKRKLLALSAYVEESVQRAVRSVSDRDEKLAQRVIDTDQEIDDMEVEVEEDCLKTLALYQPVAIDLRLIIAVLKINNDLERIGDLASNIAERAISLAHKPRIESPYDYATMADKVQKMLQKALDALVNADSALAREVLAGDDEIDEINRLMYVKINQRIQEKPEDSDTLIQMLAISRNLERIADHTSNIAEDVIYMTEGAIVRHGGRQY; this is encoded by the coding sequence ATGACAGAACACTTGCGCCGCGAAGTCGACCGCCTCAAACGCAAACTGCTTGCCCTCAGCGCCTACGTGGAGGAATCCGTCCAGCGCGCCGTCCGCTCGGTTTCCGACCGCGACGAAAAACTGGCCCAGCGCGTGATCGACACCGACCAGGAAATCGACGACATGGAGGTCGAAGTCGAAGAGGACTGCCTCAAGACCCTGGCGCTTTACCAGCCGGTGGCGATCGACCTGCGTTTGATCATCGCCGTCCTCAAGATCAACAACGATCTCGAACGTATCGGCGATCTGGCGTCCAATATCGCCGAACGCGCGATCTCGCTGGCCCACAAGCCGCGCATCGAATCGCCTTACGACTACGCCACCATGGCCGACAAGGTGCAGAAGATGCTGCAGAAGGCGCTTGACGCTTTGGTTAATGCCGACTCGGCGCTCGCCCGTGAAGTCCTCGCCGGCGACGACGAGATCGACGAGATCAACCGCCTGATGTATGTCAAGATCAACCAGCGCATCCAGGAGAAGCCGGAGGATTCCGATACGCTGATCCAGATGCTCGCGATCTCCCGCAACCTCGAGCGTATTGCCGATCACACCAGCAACATCGCCGAGGATGTCATTTACATGACCGAAGGCGCCATCGTCCGCCACGGCGGCCGCCAGTATTAG
- a CDS encoding DUF47 family protein, protein MPSTGWLAKLKRIRLLPPRDVEFFGLMEHIADTAAETSYWLTELFNSDARRGPELATTIENCLTRTTQIEKSIEDLLGRSQQPPFGRIEISQFANDVFRIVKYINHSANRYVVYDIPSSDKEMRELAAIIREACEQIVEAVRCLRRDRHVEPYARAVDQLETRADEIYHGGLRRRFQEIRADRANLEARIKATPTTAEVETVLSLIMANTEYTRHVAVFFILRQVYAELERAIDACTEATNTLKSMVADNV, encoded by the coding sequence ATGCCGTCCACCGGTTGGCTGGCGAAGCTGAAACGGATTCGACTGCTTCCGCCACGCGATGTCGAATTTTTCGGGCTCATGGAGCATATTGCCGATACCGCAGCCGAGACCAGCTATTGGCTGACCGAGCTGTTTAACTCCGACGCCCGCCGGGGTCCGGAACTGGCGACCACGATCGAAAATTGCCTGACACGCACGACGCAAATCGAGAAATCGATCGAGGATTTGCTCGGCCGGTCCCAGCAGCCGCCATTCGGCCGTATCGAGATCAGCCAATTCGCCAACGACGTCTTCCGCATCGTCAAATACATCAATCATTCGGCCAACCGCTACGTCGTCTACGACATCCCGTCCTCGGACAAGGAGATGCGCGAATTGGCGGCGATCATCCGTGAGGCATGCGAGCAGATCGTTGAGGCCGTCCGCTGCCTGCGCCGCGACCGCCACGTCGAACCTTATGCCCGCGCCGTCGACCAGCTCGAAACCCGCGCCGATGAAATCTATCACGGGGGTCTGCGCCGGCGCTTCCAGGAGATTCGCGCCGACCGCGCCAACCTCGAGGCCCGGATCAAGGCCACGCCGACCACGGCCGAGGTCGAGACCGTGTTATCGCTGATCATGGCCAACACCGAGTACACCCGCCACGTCGCGGTATTCTTCATCCTGCGCCAGGTCTACGCCGAACTCGAACGCGCCATCGACGCCTGTACTGAGGCTACCAACACGCTGAAGAGCATGGTTGCCGACAATGTCTGA
- a CDS encoding inorganic phosphate transporter, which yields MSDQLLLILIIAAALMYDFVNGFHDAANAIATTIATHALSPRNAIIMARTLNFVGALLHTGVAYTVGKGVVSSDLITLPMLLAAVVGAILWGYTTWYFGLPSSSTHGLIGGLIGVALFVSNFDLSILVLPGIKRIAFAMVVSPIAGILFGMILITIFSWSSWRFKYRKSAHFFKRLQVVSAAYVSLTHGMNDAQNAMGIMTIALLSAGAISEFHVPMWVRLASAFMIGLGTSVGGWKIIKTMGKKMTKLHEPIDGCAAEAATGTVIMITALTGTPVSTTHVATSSIMGTALAYRFGNLNYRVILNILLGWVLTFPGAGLFGIGVYLLMKLIT from the coding sequence ATGTCTGATCAACTCCTGTTGATTCTGATCATTGCCGCGGCGCTCATGTACGACTTCGTTAACGGTTTCCACGACGCCGCCAACGCCATCGCCACTACCATTGCTACGCATGCCTTGTCGCCGCGGAACGCCATCATCATGGCCCGCACTCTCAATTTCGTCGGCGCGCTGTTGCATACCGGCGTCGCCTACACCGTCGGCAAGGGTGTCGTGAGCAGCGACCTGATCACGCTGCCGATGCTGCTGGCGGCGGTCGTCGGCGCGATCCTGTGGGGCTACACCACCTGGTACTTCGGCCTGCCCTCGTCGTCAACGCATGGCCTGATCGGCGGTTTGATCGGCGTAGCGCTGTTCGTCAGCAATTTCGACCTCTCGATTCTCGTTCTCCCCGGCATCAAACGCATTGCCTTTGCCATGGTCGTTTCGCCGATTGCCGGAATCCTGTTCGGGATGATCCTGATCACGATCTTCAGTTGGAGTTCGTGGCGTTTCAAGTACCGCAAGTCGGCCCATTTCTTCAAGCGCCTGCAGGTAGTCTCCGCGGCGTACGTCTCGCTGACCCACGGCATGAACGACGCCCAGAACGCTATGGGCATCATGACCATCGCTCTGCTCTCCGCCGGCGCCATCAGCGAATTTCACGTACCGATGTGGGTGCGGCTGGCCTCGGCCTTCATGATCGGTCTCGGCACCTCGGTGGGCGGGTGGAAAATCATCAAGACCATGGGGAAGAAGATGACCAAGCTCCATGAACCGATTGACGGATGCGCCGCCGAAGCCGCGACAGGTACTGTGATCATGATCACGGCCCTCACCGGCACGCCGGTTTCGACCACCCACGTCGCCACGAGTTCCATTATGGGTACAGCTCTGGCGTACCGGTTCGGCAATCTCAACTATCGCGTGATCCTGAATATCCTCTTGGGGTGGGTCCTCACCTTTCCGGGCGCCGGACTTTTCGGGATCGGTGTCTATCTCCTGATGAAGCTCATCACCTGA
- a CDS encoding outer membrane beta-barrel protein yields MIAELGSKPRDWWVALLLVVAGFSFASAQTRPLQFLVYGGVAYPVAGKSFSDGWNTGINLGLGVAVPVTDRIATVVSVEASNMPLDDERYLRANQLRADENVAEEGSATVIAGHVAAKITFSRSRTGEAPYALLGATVAMFSRGDVLISAQEGSETNSYVVQGESKAAFGLGGGLGFDVSLSHKSFLFFEARYTVLFTSDPSVHFVPLRLGIAFR; encoded by the coding sequence ATGATCGCTGAACTTGGATCAAAACCCAGAGATTGGTGGGTCGCGCTGCTGCTTGTCGTTGCCGGCTTTAGCTTCGCTTCGGCGCAAACGCGCCCGCTGCAATTCCTGGTCTACGGCGGTGTCGCTTACCCGGTCGCTGGAAAGAGCTTCTCTGATGGCTGGAATACCGGCATCAACCTGGGTCTGGGTGTTGCCGTTCCGGTCACCGACCGCATTGCCACCGTGGTCTCGGTCGAGGCAAGCAATATGCCGCTCGATGATGAACGCTATCTGCGTGCCAATCAGTTGCGCGCGGATGAAAACGTCGCCGAGGAGGGGTCGGCCACCGTCATCGCCGGCCATGTCGCTGCCAAGATCACCTTCAGCCGCTCGCGCACCGGCGAAGCGCCGTATGCGCTGCTGGGTGCGACCGTCGCCATGTTTTCGCGCGGGGATGTCTTGATTTCGGCGCAGGAGGGCAGTGAGACCAATTCTTACGTTGTGCAGGGTGAGTCAAAGGCGGCCTTCGGGCTCGGCGGCGGGCTGGGCTTTGACGTCAGCCTCAGCCACAAGAGCTTTCTCTTCTTCGAGGCGCGCTACACCGTGCTGTTCACCAGCGATCCAAGCGTGCACTTCGTCCCGCTCCGCCTCGGCATTGCGTTTCGCTGA